One genomic segment of Pseudomonas sp. RU47 includes these proteins:
- a CDS encoding MFS transporter has protein sequence MTSLTAAAPIAAASPATAATPPVFGARIIIGLVGVLLAVLVSGLNEMVTKVALADIRGALSIGYDEGTWLVASYTATSVAAMAFAPWCSVTFSLRRFTLCAIGLFTLLGVLCPLAPNYESLLLMRILQGLAGGALPPMLMTVALRFLPANIKLYGLAGYALTATFGPGLGTPLAGLWTEYVGWQWTFWQIIVPCLIAMAMVAWGIPQDPLRLERLKSFNWKGLLLGFPAICMLVIGLLQGNRLDWFESSLICGLLGAGSLLLVAFLINEWSQPIPFFKLQMLGIRNLSFALMTLAGVLIVLQAVVLIPSSYLAQVQGYRPAQTAPIMLIAALPQLIALPLVAALCNLRWVDCRWVLGMGLSMLTLSCLGGSLLTSEWIRDNFYVLQWLQIFGQPMSVLPLLMLSTGSIQPQDGPFASAWFNTVKGLAAVVATGVIEALTTARLHFHSTMLVDSLGNSPLADRSDPGLAHRLHEQAVVLTSSDLYVCMAGVAVALILLIFWLPTRIYPPRAPT, from the coding sequence ATGACATCCCTGACGGCAGCAGCGCCCATCGCTGCGGCCAGCCCGGCGACGGCGGCCACGCCACCGGTGTTCGGGGCGCGGATCATCATTGGCCTGGTCGGCGTGCTGCTGGCGGTGCTGGTGTCGGGCCTCAACGAGATGGTCACCAAAGTGGCCCTGGCCGACATCCGTGGCGCGCTGAGCATCGGTTACGACGAAGGCACCTGGCTGGTTGCCAGTTACACCGCCACCTCGGTCGCGGCCATGGCCTTCGCGCCTTGGTGTTCGGTGACCTTCTCGCTGCGCCGCTTCACCCTCTGCGCGATCGGTCTGTTCACGTTGCTCGGCGTGCTGTGTCCATTGGCGCCGAACTACGAAAGTCTGCTGCTGATGCGCATCCTGCAAGGCCTCGCCGGCGGTGCGTTGCCGCCGATGTTGATGACCGTGGCCCTGCGGTTTCTGCCCGCCAACATCAAGCTTTATGGTCTGGCTGGTTATGCGCTAACGGCGACATTCGGCCCGGGTCTGGGCACGCCGCTGGCCGGTTTATGGACCGAATACGTCGGTTGGCAATGGACGTTCTGGCAGATCATCGTGCCGTGCCTGATCGCCATGGCGATGGTCGCGTGGGGTATTCCGCAGGACCCGCTGCGCCTGGAACGCCTCAAGTCGTTCAACTGGAAAGGCCTGCTGCTGGGCTTTCCAGCGATCTGCATGTTGGTGATCGGTTTGCTGCAAGGCAATCGACTGGACTGGTTCGAGTCGAGCCTGATCTGTGGATTGCTCGGCGCCGGCTCGTTGCTGCTGGTGGCGTTTTTGATCAACGAGTGGTCGCAGCCGATTCCGTTTTTCAAATTGCAAATGCTCGGTATCCGTAACCTGTCGTTCGCGCTGATGACCCTGGCCGGTGTGCTGATAGTTCTGCAGGCGGTGGTGTTGATTCCGTCGAGTTATCTGGCGCAGGTGCAGGGTTATCGCCCGGCGCAGACCGCACCGATCATGCTGATCGCCGCATTGCCGCAACTGATTGCGCTGCCGTTGGTGGCAGCGTTGTGCAACCTGCGCTGGGTCGATTGCCGCTGGGTGCTTGGCATGGGTTTGAGCATGTTGACGCTGTCCTGCCTGGGCGGATCGCTGCTGACTTCAGAATGGATTCGCGACAATTTCTACGTCCTGCAATGGCTGCAGATCTTCGGTCAGCCGATGTCGGTGTTACCGCTGTTGATGTTGTCCACCGGCAGTATCCAGCCGCAGGACGGGCCGTTCGCCTCCGCGTGGTTCAACACGGTGAAAGGCTTGGCGGCCGTGGTCGCTACCGGGGTGATCGAAGCGCTGACCACCGCGCGTCTGCATTTCCATTCGACCATGTTGGTCGACAGCCTCGGCAATTCACCGCTGGCCGATCGCAGCGATCCGGGCCTCGCCCATCGCCTGCACGAACAGGCCGTGGTGCTGACTTCTTCCGATCTCTACGTGTGCATGGCTGGCGTCGCAGTGGCGTTGATCCTGCTGATTTTCTGGCTGCCGACGCGGATTTATCCGCCGCGCGCACCGACCTGA
- a CDS encoding HlyD family secretion protein, translating to MTTQAKQKLAVAVAAALAVGVLVYLALPGVFGKRTQQNTNDAFVSADYTLVVPRVAGFIKEVLVEDNQQVKAGQLLALIDDRDLRASAEAADAQTLVARAQLQNAKATLERQTSVIAQAQASVVSAKAEMAFAQQELNRYNHLAGVGAGTVQNAQQARTRIDQATAHLDTATAKLAAERKQVDILTAQRDAAEGSLKHAQAALEIASFELSYTRITAPQDGMIGERAVRVGAYVTPGSKLLAVVPLKQAYVVANFQETQLTDVQPGQEVQVRVDSLGGEALTGRVESIAPATGVTFAAVKPDNATGNFTKVVQRIPVKIMLEPGQPLAERLRVGMSVEASIDTTSSAMSVREVTQR from the coding sequence ATGACGACTCAAGCAAAGCAAAAACTCGCGGTGGCCGTAGCGGCCGCGCTGGCTGTCGGCGTGCTGGTGTATCTGGCGCTGCCCGGTGTGTTTGGCAAACGTACCCAGCAAAATACCAACGACGCGTTTGTGTCCGCTGATTACACCCTGGTGGTGCCGCGTGTGGCCGGCTTCATCAAGGAAGTGCTGGTGGAAGACAATCAGCAGGTCAAAGCCGGGCAATTGCTGGCGCTGATCGATGATCGCGATTTGCGTGCGTCGGCTGAAGCGGCGGATGCGCAAACTCTGGTGGCGCGGGCGCAGTTGCAGAACGCCAAGGCGACGCTGGAGCGCCAGACTTCGGTGATCGCTCAGGCGCAAGCCTCGGTAGTCTCGGCCAAGGCGGAAATGGCGTTCGCCCAGCAGGAATTGAATCGCTATAACCACTTGGCGGGCGTTGGCGCCGGCACCGTGCAAAACGCGCAACAGGCGCGCACGCGCATCGATCAGGCCACGGCTCATCTCGACACCGCCACGGCGAAACTGGCGGCGGAGCGCAAGCAGGTCGACATTCTTACCGCTCAGCGTGACGCGGCTGAAGGCAGTCTGAAGCATGCGCAGGCGGCGCTGGAAATCGCCAGTTTCGAACTGTCTTACACACGCATCACCGCGCCGCAGGACGGCATGATCGGCGAGCGTGCGGTGCGCGTCGGCGCCTATGTGACGCCGGGCAGCAAGCTGCTGGCCGTTGTGCCGCTGAAACAGGCTTACGTGGTGGCCAATTTTCAGGAAACACAACTGACTGACGTGCAGCCGGGGCAAGAGGTGCAAGTACGCGTCGACAGCCTAGGTGGTGAAGCGCTGACCGGTCGCGTCGAGAGTATCGCCCCGGCGACGGGCGTGACCTTTGCGGCGGTGAAACCGGATAACGCCACGGGTAATTTCACCAAGGTGGTGCAGCGGATTCCGGTGAAGATCATGCTCGAACCGGGTCAGCCGTTGGCCGAGCGCTTGCGCGTGGGGATGTCGGTGGAAGCGAGTATTGATACCACCAGTTCGGCGATGTCGGTGCGTGAGGTGACTCAGCGATGA
- a CDS encoding efflux transporter outer membrane subunit: MSIIDRTDAFASRLAPTGKTQSKMWERACSRRGQWQQISLSALLTVSLTACTVGPDFQKPEAPQIADWAKPAKSAPSQAVSEPLNERWWEVFHDPQLSALTQRAVQSNLDLQLASSRLQQSRAARQVITADRYPSTAAAGSYARKRNSGEGLNDPSGHNGDSAFNLWDAGFSASWELDFWGRVRRETEAADANLEVAENDRRGVLLTVLADTAQNYVQLRGVQNTRAVTEQNLDVARHSLKLSQLRLADGVATDLDVAEAAAQVAAIESRLPALEQRQSQLINAISLLMGEPPQALAKELSTDAAVPQSPLQVAIGLPSQLAERRPDIRQAEARLHAATANIGVAKGDFYPRITLSGNLGSQAMQLSDFGSWGSRAFGIGPQFSLPLFDGGRLRGVLQLREAQQQEAAIAYQQTVLRAWHEIDDQLTAYNASQRRRDSLAEAVRQNQIALRTAQQQYVEGVVDFVNVLTVQGALLATQEQWVESSTGVSLAMVGLYKALGGGWQSVYPEAKIAAGLPGVVKAPTGIDGSAVADLK, from the coding sequence ATGAGCATTATTGACCGAACCGACGCCTTCGCGAGCAGGCTCGCTCCCACAGGGAAAACGCAATCCAAAATGTGGGAGCGAGCCTGCTCGCGAAGAGGTCAGTGGCAGCAAATCAGTTTGAGTGCCTTGCTAACAGTAAGCCTCACCGCCTGCACCGTAGGACCAGACTTCCAGAAGCCCGAAGCCCCACAAATCGCCGACTGGGCCAAACCCGCCAAGTCCGCCCCCAGTCAAGCCGTCAGCGAACCCCTCAACGAACGCTGGTGGGAAGTCTTCCACGACCCGCAACTCTCCGCGCTCACCCAACGTGCGGTGCAGAGCAACCTCGACCTGCAACTGGCCAGCAGCCGTCTGCAACAAAGCCGCGCCGCGCGCCAGGTGATCACCGCTGACCGTTATCCGAGCACCGCCGCCGCGGGCAGTTACGCGCGCAAACGCAACAGCGGCGAGGGTCTGAACGATCCGTCCGGACACAACGGCGATTCAGCTTTCAATCTGTGGGACGCCGGCTTCTCCGCCTCATGGGAACTGGATTTCTGGGGCCGCGTGCGCCGCGAAACCGAAGCCGCCGACGCCAACCTCGAAGTCGCCGAAAACGACCGCCGTGGCGTGTTGCTTACTGTGCTTGCTGATACCGCACAAAACTACGTTCAGTTGCGCGGCGTGCAGAACACTCGCGCGGTCACCGAGCAGAACCTCGATGTCGCCCGGCACAGCCTCAAGCTCTCGCAATTGCGTCTGGCCGACGGCGTGGCGACGGACCTCGACGTCGCCGAAGCCGCCGCGCAAGTCGCGGCCATCGAATCGCGCTTGCCGGCACTGGAACAACGTCAATCGCAGTTGATCAACGCCATCAGCCTGCTGATGGGCGAACCGCCACAGGCCCTCGCAAAAGAGTTATCCACCGACGCCGCCGTGCCGCAGTCGCCGCTGCAAGTCGCCATCGGCCTGCCGTCGCAACTGGCCGAACGGCGCCCGGACATCCGCCAGGCCGAAGCGCGACTGCACGCGGCCACCGCCAACATCGGCGTGGCCAAGGGTGATTTTTATCCACGCATCACCTTGTCCGGCAACCTCGGCTCGCAAGCCATGCAACTCAGCGATTTCGGCTCCTGGGGTTCGCGTGCCTTTGGCATCGGCCCGCAATTCAGCCTGCCGCTGTTCGACGGCGGACGCCTGCGCGGCGTGCTGCAATTGCGTGAAGCGCAGCAGCAGGAAGCGGCCATCGCCTACCAGCAGACCGTGTTGCGCGCCTGGCATGAAATCGACGATCAGTTGACCGCTTACAACGCCAGCCAGCGCCGCCGCGACAGCCTTGCCGAAGCCGTACGTCAGAACCAGATCGCCTTGCGCACCGCGCAACAGCAATACGTCGAAGGCGTGGTCGATTTCGTCAACGTTCTCACCGTGCAAGGCGCACTGCTGGCAACGCAGGAGCAATGGGTGGAGAGCTCCACCGGCGTGTCGCTGGCCATGGTCGGGCTGTACAAGGCTTTGGGCGGCGGTTGGCAATCGGTGTATCCAGAGGCGAAAATCGCCGCCGGGTTGCCGGGTGTCGTGAAAGCGCCAACCGGCATCGACGGTTCCGCCGTGGCTGACCTAAAGTGA